The DNA region CGCAACGGCTCGCCCGCCGCGTTCCAGATCGCTGTGGCGAATTCGTCCTCGGGATCGCGCTGCCCCTTAGGGCAGAAAGCAAAACCTTGGCCCGCATTGAGCGCGACCTGGCGCAACTGACCGTCGAGAAACTCGGCGGCTTCCCGCCGCGCCAGTTCATACGAAAGGAAGAAGGCAAGCACGCCGACAACCATGAGCAGGGCGGTCATCCAGATCAGGGCGGTGCGGCGCAGCGAGGTCATGGCGGCTCCTTCAGGACCATCCAGCCCGCGCCGCGCACATTGCGTATGATATCCTTTTCGAATTTCTTGCGGATCGAATGGATCAGCACGTCGACGGCGTTGCTTTCCACTTCGTCGCCCCAAGCGTAGATCCGTTCCTCGATCTGACTGCGCGAAAAGATGACGCCGGGACGCTCGACGAGCGCGTGCATCAGGGCGAATTCGCGCGCCGGCAAGACAACCGTCATCTTCCGATAGTTCAATTCGTGGGATGCGAGATCGAGCCCGATCTCACCAGCCTGCAAAACGGACTGGGCCGCGCTCCCATGACGCCGCAGTACGGCTCGCATGCGGGCAGTCAGTTCGCGCGTCTCGAAAGGCTTGATGATATAATCGTCCGCGCCGACGTCGAGACCCGCAACGCGGTCGTCGAGACTATCGCGTGCCGTGATCACCATAACCGGAATGCGATTGCCGGCTCGGCGCGCCGCACTGAGGAGATCGAGTCCGCATTGTCCTGGCAGCCCGAGATCCAGGAGGATCAGCGCATGGATGCCCGTCGCCAAAGCCTCCGCCCCGTCGGGGCCATTGTGCACCCAGTCAACCGCCATGCCCTCGCGCCTCAAGGCAACCTGCAGGCTGCTGCCGAACATTCGGTCGTCCTCGATCAGCAAGACGCGCACCAGCGTTCCTTTCTCTCAAGGCACCGCGGCGCCGGCGAGATCACAAACACATGTCCGAGGTATTCGATGATGGCCGATCTCCCCCTCATCACCGCGATCCGTGCAGGCTTTTGGCGCTTTCAAATACGCCCGCTTCGTCGAACTCCTCGCAATGAAGAGCGCGCCTGTCAACCGGCTTGGGTCGCGCCCAGCTCAGCGATCAACGTAGCAGCCCTCTCCGCTTCCAAGCGCCTACCCATGCGTCCATTCCTCGGCGCTGACGCCGGCGAGCGCCTGGACGCGCGCTTCATCGGCGGCGAGATCGCGCGCCGGTCCGGAATGCACGATATGGCCGTCATCCAGCACATAGGCATGATCCGCGATCTCGAGGCTCATGCGCGCATTCTGCTCCACCAGCAGAACCGAAATGCCTTCATCGCGCATCTTGGACACGATGCGGAAGACCTCGCGCACGATGAGCGGCGCCAGGCCCTGCGACGGCTCGTCGAGAATGAGCAGCTTGGGATTGATGAGGAGCGCGCGTCCGATCGCCAGCATCTCCTGCTCGCCCCCCGAGAGCTGGCGCCCTCTGTTCTGCCGGCGCTCGGCGAGCCGCGGAAACAGCTCGTAGATCCGCTCAGGCGTCCAGGGACCGCTGCGCTCCAGCGGCACTTTGAGGTTTTCGTCGACGCTGAGATTGGGAAAAATCCGCCGCCCCTCTGGCACGTAGCCGACGCCGCAGGCGGCGATGCGATAGGTCGGCCAATGGGTGGTGTCGGCCCCGAAGATGGTGACGCGGCCCTCGCGCGCCGGCGTGAGGCCCATCAGGCTGCGCAAGGTCGTCGTCTTGCCGGCGCCGTTGCGGCCAAGCAGCGCCGTGATCTTTCCCTCGGCGACCGTGAGGCCGACGCCATGCAGGATATGGCTCTTGCCGTAATAGGTGTGGAGGCCCTGGGCCTCGAGCGCGGCGGTCATGCGGCCTTGCCCAGATAGGCTGCCTGCACGGCCTCGTTGGCGGCGATCTCCTGCGGCGTGCCTTCGGCGAGAAGACAGCCCTGATCGAGGACGGTGATCATGTCGGCGAGGCGGAAGACCACGCGCATATCGTGCTCGATCAGCACGATGGTGATGTTGCCGGCGCGGTGCAGCCGGCGGATGAGCTGGGTGATCGCGTAGGTCTCCTGATCGCCCATCCCGGCCGTCGGCTCGTCGAGCAGCAGGAGATGCGGCCGCAGCGACAGCGCCATCGCGATCTCGGCGGCGCGCTGGTCGCCATGGGCGAGCTCGCCGACCAGGCGGTCGGCCTTGGCGGTCAATCCGGCGAGATGCAGGATGTCCTCGACACGTCGGCGGACCTCCTGCTTCCCGGCGCGGCTGATCCACGGACGCAGCGCATAGCCCATGGCGACCTCGGTGCCGATGCGCACATTCTCGAACACGCTGAGCTCGGGGAAGATCTCGGTGATCTGAAAGGTGCGGGCCATGCCGAGCGCCACGCGTCGATGCGCGGCGAGCGTGGTGATGTCGCGCCCGTCGAAGACGATCCGTCCCGTGCTCGGCGCGAAGACGCCGCTGATCAGGTTGAAGAATGTGGTCTTGCCGGCGCCGTTCGGCCCGATGATGGCGCGCAGCTCGCCCTTGCGCACGGTCAGCGATACGTCACGCACCGCGACCAGGCTGCCGAAGCGCTTGCTGGCGCCCGCGACCTCCAAGATCGTCTCGACGCCCGAGCTCGTTGCGGCGCCCAAAGTCCTCGAGGTTCCGATCTCGCTCATGCTTCGCTCTTGCGCCGGATGAAGCCCAACAGGCCGCGCGGAAAGAACAGCACCACCAGGACGAACAACAGGCCGACGAACGACATCCAGTTGATGGTGATGCTCGACAGGTAATCCTGCAGCGCCACGAACACGGCGGCGCCGAGCAGCGGCCCCCAGAAATTCCGCATCCCGCCCATCACCGCCATCATGACGAAATCGCCCGATTGGCTGTAATGCAGCCCGCGCGGATCGGCGAAATTGTTGACGAGCGCGTAGAGCGCACCCGCAAGGCCCATGAAGAAGCAGGAGAGCGTGAAGGCGATCCAGATGTGGCGCTCGACCGCGATGCCGAGGAAGCGGGCGCGCCGCTCATTCTCGCGCACCGCGATCATGGTGCGCCCGAACGGCGAACGCAGGATGAAGCCCATGACAGTGGTTGCGAGAGCGAAGCAGAACAGCACGAAATAATAGAAGGCATCGGCGTTCGACAGGATGTCGATCGAGAACAGGCCGAAATCGAGCGGCTGGCGCGAGAAGCCGCGCAAGCCATCATCGCCACCGGTGAGCGAGCTCCATTGGAAGGCGATGTAGTAGAACACTTGCCCGAAGGCGATGGTGACCATGGCGAAATAGACGCCGCGCCTGCGCACGATGAGCGACCCCAGGAGCGCGCCCGCGACCCCGCCGAGCAGCATGCCGCAGAGGAGGGAGAGCGGCGTGCTCGGCGCCAGAAATTTCAGCGCGAGGCCGGCCCCATAGGCGCCGAGGCCGAAATAGGCCGCGTGGCCGAAGGACAAGACGCCGGTGAAGCCCAAGAGGAAATTCACCGACATGGCGGCGAGCGCCAGCACCAGGATGCGCGTGCCGAGCGCCGTGTAGCCGCCGAGTGGGGGCATCCAGTAGGGCGCGAGCAGCAGCACCGCCCAGATGGCGGCGAGCGCCACGAGCTTGCGGGCCCAGGCCTGTCCGCTCATGTGAGCATGCCCTCCTCGCCCAGCAATCCGCGCGGGCGCAGGAGCAGGATGACCGCCATCAGCACATACATGATGGCCTCGCTGGCGGCCGGCAGAAACACGGCCGTGACGCCCGAGGCGACGCCGATCAGCAATCCGCCGATGAGCGTGCCCGTCAGGCTGCCGACGCCCCCGACGATGATGGCGATGAAGCTCGGCATCAACAGCCCCGTCCCCATGGTCGGCTCGAGACCGAGTTGTCCGGCCGCGAGGACGCCGCTCAGGCCGGCGAGATAGATGCCGGCCGCGAAGTTGAGCGAGCGCAGCATCTGCACATTGATGCCCATGGCGGCGACCATCTCGAGGTCGAGCGTGCCGGCCCGGATACGGATGCCGAGGCGGGT from Rhizobiales bacterium GAS188 includes:
- a CDS encoding amino acid/amide ABC transporter ATP-binding protein 1, HAAT family, producing the protein MSEIGTSRTLGAATSSGVETILEVAGASKRFGSLVAVRDVSLTVRKGELRAIIGPNGAGKTTFFNLISGVFAPSTGRIVFDGRDITTLAAHRRVALGMARTFQITEIFPELSVFENVRIGTEVAMGYALRPWISRAGKQEVRRRVEDILHLAGLTAKADRLVGELAHGDQRAAEIAMALSLRPHLLLLDEPTAGMGDQETYAITQLIRRLHRAGNITIVLIEHDMRVVFRLADMITVLDQGCLLAEGTPQEIAANEAVQAAYLGKAA
- a CDS encoding two-component system, OmpR family, response regulator — encoded protein: MRVLLIEDDRMFGSSLQVALRREGMAVDWVHNGPDGAEALATGIHALILLDLGLPGQCGLDLLSAARRAGNRIPVMVITARDSLDDRVAGLDVGADDYIIKPFETRELTARMRAVLRRHGSAAQSVLQAGEIGLDLASHELNYRKMTVVLPAREFALMHALVERPGVIFSRSQIEERIYAWGDEVESNAVDVLIHSIRKKFEKDIIRNVRGAGWMVLKEPP
- a CDS encoding amino acid/amide ABC transporter ATP-binding protein 2, HAAT family, whose protein sequence is MTAALEAQGLHTYYGKSHILHGVGLTVAEGKITALLGRNGAGKTTTLRSLMGLTPAREGRVTIFGADTTHWPTYRIAACGVGYVPEGRRIFPNLSVDENLKVPLERSGPWTPERIYELFPRLAERRQNRGRQLSGGEQEMLAIGRALLINPKLLILDEPSQGLAPLIVREVFRIVSKMRDEGISVLLVEQNARMSLEIADHAYVLDDGHIVHSGPARDLAADEARVQALAGVSAEEWTHG
- a CDS encoding amino acid/amide ABC transporter membrane protein 2, HAAT family is translated as MSGQAWARKLVALAAIWAVLLLAPYWMPPLGGYTALGTRILVLALAAMSVNFLLGFTGVLSFGHAAYFGLGAYGAGLALKFLAPSTPLSLLCGMLLGGVAGALLGSLIVRRRGVYFAMVTIAFGQVFYYIAFQWSSLTGGDDGLRGFSRQPLDFGLFSIDILSNADAFYYFVLFCFALATTVMGFILRSPFGRTMIAVRENERRARFLGIAVERHIWIAFTLSCFFMGLAGALYALVNNFADPRGLHYSQSGDFVMMAVMGGMRNFWGPLLGAAVFVALQDYLSSITINWMSFVGLLFVLVVLFFPRGLLGFIRRKSEA